Proteins encoded by one window of uncultured Draconibacterium sp.:
- a CDS encoding response regulator: protein MPDTVFPFTVIGIITSKVDNPMEKNNPVSVPASKKLKILLAEDDVINQKLFSYMLNEITEELIIASTGVEAIKLFKENAGIDLILMDLKMPEMDGYQAAKHIRELDGVIKIFALSAFAPETQGDVMNGNEFNDYVGKPIRKAELLKAIEKHF from the coding sequence TTGCCGGACACAGTATTCCCTTTTACTGTGATTGGTATTATTACTTCGAAAGTTGACAACCCTATGGAAAAGAACAATCCCGTTAGCGTACCCGCTTCAAAGAAATTAAAAATTTTATTGGCTGAAGACGATGTCATTAATCAGAAGTTATTTTCGTATATGTTAAACGAGATTACTGAAGAACTAATCATTGCATCAACAGGCGTTGAGGCCATAAAACTGTTTAAGGAAAACGCTGGCATTGATTTAATTTTAATGGATTTAAAAATGCCCGAAATGGATGGCTACCAGGCCGCAAAACATATCAGGGAGCTGGATGGTGTAATAAAGATATTTGCTTTATCGGCTTTTGCTCCCGAAACACAAGGCGATGTAATGAATGGAAACGAATTTAACGATTATGTTGGCAAGCCCATTCGAAAAGCCGAACTGTTAAAGGCTATAGAGAAACATTTTTAG
- a CDS encoding peptidylprolyl isomerase, translating to MRKLSLLLVGCIMLFCIACDSEIEEGVWKSDLKKDVQLSTDFGTIILRLSDETPIHRNNFIKLVNQGVYDSVSFHRVIENFLIQTGDVATKPTGQISTEDSTALYYRIDAEFRPDLLHRRGALNAARMGDDQNPDRESDGTQFTIIQGRTYTDSTLALVENRINSWLAYNKVINKAENKTQLEELSGLMDKMDAIYEERLTADSLTIATIQKDIATIKTRFDSLTETELTTMELYRFPEAHREIYKTEGGAAHLDQNYTVFGQVISGMDVVDSIAGVATNPADKPIDDVRILSAKMIERR from the coding sequence ATGAGAAAACTATCACTGCTGCTTGTTGGGTGTATAATGCTGTTTTGTATTGCATGCGACAGCGAAATTGAAGAAGGAGTGTGGAAAAGTGATCTGAAGAAAGATGTGCAGCTAAGCACTGATTTTGGAACCATTATTCTGCGTTTGTCGGACGAGACACCCATACACCGCAATAATTTTATAAAATTGGTGAACCAGGGCGTTTACGACAGCGTATCGTTTCATCGTGTAATTGAAAACTTTTTGATACAAACCGGCGATGTAGCTACCAAACCTACAGGTCAAATTAGTACCGAAGACAGTACCGCGCTGTATTACCGTATCGATGCCGAATTCAGACCCGATTTGCTGCACCGTAGAGGGGCCTTGAATGCCGCGCGAATGGGAGACGACCAAAACCCGGATCGTGAATCGGATGGTACACAGTTTACCATTATTCAGGGACGTACCTACACCGACAGCACACTGGCATTGGTTGAAAATCGCATAAACAGTTGGCTGGCATATAATAAGGTGATTAACAAAGCGGAGAATAAAACACAGCTGGAGGAACTTTCAGGGCTGATGGATAAAATGGATGCCATTTACGAGGAACGCCTCACAGCTGACAGTTTAACGATTGCAACCATTCAAAAGGATATAGCAACGATAAAAACACGGTTCGACTCGCTTACCGAAACAGAGCTGACAACAATGGAGCTTTACCGTTTCCCGGAGGCACACCGCGAGATTTATAAAACAGAAGGCGGCGCGGCTCACCTCGATCAGAACTACACCGTTTTTGGGCAGGTGATAAGCGGAATGGATGTGGTTGACAGCATTGCAGGTGTTGCCACCAACCCGGCAGACAAACCCATTGATGACGTGCGTATTCTATCGGCAAAAATGATTGAGCGCAGGTAA
- a CDS encoding D-2-hydroxyacid dehydrogenase, which yields MKIVVLDGYALNPGDLSWEEIGKLGDFKVYDRTPPELTLERAKDADAIFTNKVIIDKEIINQLPKLKFIGVLATGYNVVDTAAARKAGITVCNIPAYSTASVAQLVFAHILHFTNNVAEHASSVHNGIWAKSTDFAYWLSPQSELARKTLGIIGFGQIGQAVARIALAFGMKVIFNNRSKKSSDINALQVDLDTLLESSDFISINCPLTDENKGFINTAAIEKMKPSAFLINTGRGPLINELDLADALNNKRIAGAGLDVLAVEPALPDNPLPKAKNCNITPHIAWATLEARQRLMQIATNNLRSFLSGNPINVVG from the coding sequence ATGAAGATTGTTGTTTTGGATGGCTACGCACTAAATCCCGGAGATTTAAGTTGGGAAGAAATAGGGAAATTGGGTGATTTTAAGGTATACGACCGCACCCCTCCCGAATTAACACTTGAGCGGGCAAAAGATGCCGACGCAATTTTCACCAACAAAGTAATCATCGATAAGGAAATTATAAATCAGCTGCCTAAACTAAAATTTATTGGTGTGCTGGCAACTGGTTACAATGTGGTTGATACTGCTGCTGCGCGCAAGGCGGGAATTACCGTTTGCAACATTCCGGCCTATAGTACTGCATCGGTGGCACAACTGGTATTTGCCCATATTCTTCATTTCACCAACAATGTGGCAGAACATGCCAGCTCGGTGCATAATGGCATCTGGGCAAAAAGCACCGACTTTGCCTACTGGCTTTCGCCGCAAAGCGAACTGGCCAGAAAAACACTGGGGATTATTGGATTCGGACAAATTGGGCAAGCCGTGGCACGTATTGCACTGGCTTTTGGCATGAAGGTAATTTTTAACAACCGAAGCAAAAAATCAAGCGATATTAATGCCCTGCAGGTTGATCTTGACACCTTACTCGAAAGCAGCGATTTTATTAGTATTAACTGTCCGCTTACCGACGAGAATAAAGGTTTTATAAATACGGCGGCCATTGAAAAGATGAAACCATCTGCATTTCTGATAAATACCGGGCGAGGCCCGCTAATAAACGAACTGGATTTGGCCGATGCGCTAAACAACAAAAGAATTGCAGGTGCCGGTTTAGATGTACTGGCCGTTGAACCTGCTCTACCTGACAATCCACTTCCGAAAGCCAAAAACTGCAACATTACACCCCACATTGCCTGGGCAACACTTGAAGCCCGGCAGCGATTAATGCAAATTGCCACCAACAATCTGCGGTCATTTCTCAGCGGCAATCCGATAAATGTGGTCGGCTAA
- a CDS encoding (deoxy)nucleoside triphosphate pyrophosphohydrolase produces MIQVTCAIIIQNGKVLVAQNNESSDHPLQWEFPGGKIKSGETAKACIVREIKEELNLHVQVQEKLIPVEHDYKIKCIRLIPFVCVVISGDVKLNDHKAVKWLTMDELTELDWAEADRRLLLNEENLHRLKEHAGK; encoded by the coding sequence ATGATTCAAGTTACCTGTGCTATTATAATTCAGAACGGGAAAGTGCTCGTTGCACAAAACAACGAGAGCTCCGATCATCCGTTGCAGTGGGAATTCCCCGGAGGGAAGATAAAATCGGGTGAAACGGCTAAAGCATGTATTGTGCGCGAAATAAAAGAAGAGTTGAATTTGCACGTTCAGGTACAGGAAAAGTTAATCCCTGTTGAGCACGACTATAAAATTAAATGTATCCGGCTTATTCCTTTTGTTTGTGTGGTTATTTCGGGCGATGTAAAACTTAATGATCATAAAGCAGTAAAGTGGCTGACAATGGATGAGCTGACTGAATTGGATTGGGCAGAAGCTGATCGTCGGTTGTTGTTAAATGAAGAAAACCTGCATCGGTTAAAGGAACACGCCGGGAAATAA